In the genome of Monodelphis domestica isolate mMonDom1 chromosome 2, mMonDom1.pri, whole genome shotgun sequence, one region contains:
- the LOC100619259 gene encoding putative olfactory receptor 2B8 — protein MKLNNESSFTGFILLGFSDQPQLELLLFMLLPIFYLFTIVGNTTIIFLSQLDPRLHTPMYFFLSNLSFLDLCYTTSIVPQLLVNLWGPDKSISYVGCASQLYISLALGSTECILLGMMAYDRYAAVCQPLHYMIIMHPRICNQMAAISWLSGFFNSLIQTTLTLHVPLCGKNRIDHFLCEVPPLLKLACVDTTINEAELFVVSVLFLLVPISFILVSYGRIVWTVLHMKSESGQRKVFWTCGSHLVVVSLFYGTAIYAYLQPTNSYSQDQGKFISLFYTVITPMINPLIYTLRNKDVKGAIKKALHMES, from the coding sequence ATGAAGCTGAATAATGAGAGCTCTTTCACTGGGTTCATTTTATTAGGCTTCTCTGATCAACCGCAGCTGGAGCTTCTCCTCTTTATGCTTCTTCCAATTTTCTACCTCTTCACTATAGTGGGAAACACAACCATCATCTTTCTGTCTCAGCTGGatcccaggctccacacccctatgtatttctttctctccaacCTCAGCTTCCTAGACCTCTGCTATACTACCAGCATTGTCCCTCAACTTCTGGTCAACCTATGGGGACCAGATAAGTCTATTTCCTATGTAGGTTGTGCCTCCCAactctacatttccttagctttaGGGTCTACAGAGTGCATCCTCCTCGGAATGATGGCATATGACCGTTATGCTGCTGTCTGCCAGCCACTCCACTACATGATCATCATGCATCCTCGGATTTGTAACCAAATGGCAGCCATCTCTTGGCTCAGTGGTTTTTTCAATTCCCTGATACAGACCACCCTGACTCTCCATGTGCCCCTCTGTGGAAAGAACAGGATAGATCATTTCTTATGTGAAGTTCCTCCACTCCTCAAGCTAGCTTGTGTCGACACTACCATCAATGAAGCTGAGCTCTTTGTTGTTAGTGTCCTTTTTCTTCTGGTGCCTATATCATTCATCTTGGTATCCTATGGACGTATAGTCTGGACAGTTTTACATATGAAGTCAGAATCAGGACAGAGAAAAGTATTTTGGACTTGTGGATCACATCTTGTGGTGGTCTCCCTCTTCTATGGTACAGCTATCTATGCCTACCTTCAACCTACTAACAGTTATTCCCAGGACCAGGGAAAATTCATATCACTGTTCTATACTGTTATCACACCAATGATTAACCCCCTTATATACACACTGAGAAACAAGGATGTGAAAGGGGCAATAAAGAAAGCTCTACATATGGAATCATGA